In one Candidatus Woesearchaeota archaeon B3_Woes genomic region, the following are encoded:
- the pth2 gene encoding aminoacyl-tRNA hydrolase has protein sequence MKQVILVRKDLKLPKGKLAAQVSHASVGALLKSHKDDISKWRNQGMKKVILKVADEKELFKFKQLAEDNGLTAELITDAGKTVVEPGTITCLGIGPDKEEKIDKITGSLKMV, from the coding sequence ATGAAACAAGTTATACTAGTGCGTAAAGATTTAAAATTACCAAAAGGAAAATTAGCAGCTCAAGTTAGCCATGCCTCTGTTGGTGCTTTACTAAAAAGCCATAAAGATGACATCTCTAAATGGAGGAACCAAGGCATGAAAAAAGTTATTCTAAAAGTTGCTGATGAAAAAGAGTTATTTAAGTTTAAACAACTAGCAGAAGACAATGGATTAACAGCAGAATTAATAACTGATGCTGGAAAAACAGTTGTTGAACCAGGAACAATAACCTGTTTAGGAATCGGACCTGATAAAGAAGAAAAAATCGACAAAATAACAGGAAGCCTGAAAATGGTTTAA
- a CDS encoding proline--tRNA ligase — translation MKEEKGLTAKKEEDIAEWYEQVCLKAELAEFSKVKGCMIIRPNGYSIWEEIQNYFNKNIVDKTGTKNAYFPLFVPESFFKKEAKHAKGFSPEVAWLDKDITKDGERLAIRPTSETIMYDSYSRWVRSYRDLPLKINQWCNVVRWETEATKLFLRSREFLWQEGHCVYETKEECDKETKLIINLYKKLCEDLLALPVLVGNKTEKEKFAGAEYTLSIEAFMPDGKALQCGTSHQLGQGFAKSFGINFLGRDEKKHTPWQNSWGLSTRLIGGLVMAHSDDNGLVLPPKVAKNKLVIVPIIFEKTKDKVNKKAEEIKKSLAKFNPILDDREDYSPGWKYNEWELKGIPLRIEIGPKDLEKNQAVVVRRDTHEKENIKITNLAKKIPELLDDIQDNLFKKAKKFLNDNIIEIKNWDEFKQGIKSKKIVKTVWCNNIECEEDIKDKTGASTRCIPFDEKQVKGTCPHCKKQAKVLIYFSKSY, via the coding sequence ATGAAAGAGGAAAAAGGATTAACAGCCAAAAAAGAGGAAGATATAGCTGAGTGGTATGAACAGGTTTGCCTAAAAGCAGAGCTTGCTGAATTCTCAAAAGTTAAAGGTTGTATGATTATAAGGCCAAATGGATACTCAATCTGGGAAGAAATTCAAAACTATTTCAACAAAAACATCGTAGATAAAACAGGAACAAAAAATGCTTATTTTCCTTTATTTGTTCCAGAATCTTTTTTTAAAAAAGAAGCAAAACATGCAAAAGGATTCAGCCCAGAAGTTGCATGGCTGGACAAAGATATAACAAAAGATGGTGAAAGATTAGCAATAAGACCAACTTCTGAAACAATTATGTATGATAGCTATTCAAGATGGGTAAGATCATACAGAGATTTGCCATTAAAAATAAACCAATGGTGCAATGTTGTTAGATGGGAGACAGAAGCAACAAAACTATTCCTAAGATCAAGAGAATTTCTTTGGCAAGAAGGCCATTGCGTCTATGAAACAAAAGAAGAGTGTGACAAAGAAACAAAATTAATTATCAATTTATACAAAAAACTATGTGAAGATCTTCTAGCTCTACCAGTGTTAGTAGGAAACAAAACAGAAAAAGAAAAATTCGCAGGAGCAGAATACACACTATCAATTGAAGCTTTTATGCCCGATGGCAAAGCCTTACAATGTGGAACATCACATCAGTTAGGACAGGGATTTGCAAAATCATTTGGAATTAATTTCCTAGGAAGAGATGAAAAAAAGCATACTCCTTGGCAAAACTCATGGGGATTGTCAACAAGATTGATTGGAGGACTAGTAATGGCCCACTCAGATGACAATGGTTTAGTACTGCCACCAAAAGTTGCAAAAAACAAACTAGTTATCGTACCTATAATTTTCGAAAAAACAAAAGATAAAGTAAATAAAAAAGCAGAAGAAATAAAAAAATCACTAGCTAAATTCAACCCAATTCTAGATGACAGAGAAGATTATAGTCCAGGATGGAAATATAATGAGTGGGAACTAAAAGGGATCCCATTAAGGATTGAAATAGGACCAAAAGATTTAGAAAAAAACCAGGCAGTTGTAGTTAGAAGAGATACTCACGAAAAAGAAAACATAAAAATAACTAACCTAGCTAAAAAAATACCAGAATTATTAGATGATATTCAAGATAATCTATTCAAAAAAGCAAAAAAATTCTTAAATGATAATATTATAGAAATAAAAAACTGGGATGAATTTAAACAAGGAATAAAAAGCAAAAAAATAGTAAAAACAGTCTGGTGCAACAACATAGAATGTGAGGAAGATATTAAAGATAAAACAGGCGCTTCTACAAGATGCATTCCATTTGATGAAAAACAAGTAAAAGGAACCTGCCCGCACTGTAAAAAACAGGCAAAAGTATTGATTTACTTTAGTAAATCATATTAA
- a CDS encoding cysteine methyltransferase, translated as MGGFNERVWKIVSKVPRGRVTTYKAVAEKLGTKAYRAVGNAMNKNPYSPKVPCHRVVKSNGEVGGFASGTKKKVQMLKKEGIEIKNNKIKKFNQKLFIGFNLFKCLCLASF; from the coding sequence ATGGGAGGATTTAATGAAAGGGTTTGGAAAATAGTATCAAAAGTTCCTAGAGGTAGAGTTACTACTTACAAAGCTGTTGCTGAGAAATTAGGCACAAAAGCTTATAGGGCTGTTGGAAATGCAATGAATAAAAATCCTTACTCTCCTAAAGTTCCATGCCACAGAGTTGTTAAATCAAATGGTGAAGTTGGTGGTTTTGCTTCTGGAACTAAGAAAAAAGTTCAAATGCTTAAGAAAGAAGGAATAGAAATAAAAAATAATAAAATAAAAAAATTTAATCAAAAACTTTTTATAGGATTCAACTTATTTAAATGCTTATGTTTGGCGAGCTTTTAA